AGTGTGCTGATTGCTTCTTTTACAAAAATATTTCTCATCCAGTTCAATATACCTGTTTTTGCACTTCCTTTTACAACCGTTACATTATTGTTCGTTTATGTTTCCCGATTGTTGAGAAATGAAAAATTCGTAATCGTAGACTTTCACCCCGGTTCCCCGGAAAAGAATTTGGATTATTACAAAACCAGAAGAAAACGTTTCGGATCAAGCGGGCTACTCATCAGGCTTCCTTTTACCGGAAGATGGAAAGTCACACAAGGTTATGATGGAAAGTTTACTCATAAAGACTCCTGGAAAGAAAGTCTCGATTTTATGGCTGTAGACCAGAATGGAAATACGAAAAAAGGAAACGGATCTTCACTTAATGACTATTATACGTTCGGACTGACGGTTCTCGCTCCCGCGGCAGGAAGAGTTGTAAAAGTGATTCATCATTTGGAAGACAATTCTCCGGGCACGGTCGATACAAAAAACAACTGGGGAAACTTGGTTCTGATAGAACATTCAAACTTTCTCTACTCACAGATTTCCCATTTGCAGAACAACTCCATTTCCGTGAAGGAAGGTGATATCGTTTCCGCCGGTGCAAAGATTGGTCTTGCAGGAAATTCAGGTAGAAGTTCCGAACCTCATATCCATTTGCATTTTCAAACCAATCCTGAAATCGGAAGCGTTACCGTACCCATCTCGTTCACTCATTATCAGGAAGAAACGGATCCCGAACCGAAAATCCGGTTCAATTCGATTCCCAAAGAAGGAGAAACAATCGGCAATCTTCTGACGGATTTCAATCTCAGAAATTTTTTCACATTTCCTCCAGGGGGATCGATTTCAGTTCAACTAACAAATAATCACCGAAAATCTATTTTTGAAAATTGGAAAGTTCACTTGGATCTATTGGGAAACCGTTATCTGGAAGATGATAACAACAATAGACTGTATTTTTTTACATCCGTCGATTCATTCACTTGTTTGGATTATATAGGCAAAAAAAATACCGGACTTTTTTTCTTTTATCTATCCACATACCGGGTTCCGTTCATTCGAAATCAAAGCCACTGGGAAGATC
The nucleotide sequence above comes from Leptospira kobayashii. Encoded proteins:
- a CDS encoding urea transporter, whose protein sequence is MNLIRTFFTSTLSAYSTVLFSGSPYIGLAIFFSTLFHPDAAITGLLGILFSNAIALLLGVYQERIKKGLYGFNGLLVGLSVSLYHSIDINLILLLFAAIVLLVFVTLALEYILSYFYGLPVLSIPFVIVSIILYLAFYDYKNLNEKQTYLFPYDKFFPELPFYVLYYLKSLGGIFFQSSPWSGLSIAIILLISSRISFILSIIGFGIGLLFHTALGGNANDLSLGNIGFNYILTSIAVGGYFLIPNPSTFVLGGLAALVSVLIASFTKIFLIQFNIPVFALPFTTVTLLFVYVSRLLRNEKFVIVDFHPGSPEKNLDYYKTRRKRFGSSGLLIRLPFTGRWKVTQGYDGKFTHKDSWKESLDFMAVDQNGNTKKGNGSSLNDYYTFGLTVLAPAAGRVVKVIHHLEDNSPGTVDTKNNWGNLVLIEHSNFLYSQISHLQNNSISVKEGDIVSAGAKIGLAGNSGRSSEPHIHLHFQTNPEIGSVTVPISFTHYQEETDPEPKIRFNSIPKEGETIGNLLTDFNLRNFFTFPPGGSISVQLTNNHRKSIFENWKVHLDLLGNRYLEDDNNNRLYFFTSVDSFTCLDYIGKKNTGLFFFYLSTYRVPFIRNQSHWEDRISYKHFSHPLIRVIKDLVNPFSDTFGHTWSGKLIVKDSQVILNTLITGRSNAALYELELIPGSNAPGTIRIKGQEGNEWILKNN